A window of the Oscillospiraceae bacterium genome harbors these coding sequences:
- the prmA gene encoding 50S ribosomal protein L11 methyltransferase, giving the protein MDWTDVTVTVPQKDSEQAEAIAQMVVPYGIYIEDYSDLEEGAREIAHIDLIDADLLKKDRTHTLIHVYLQPQDSPTEAIAFLSERLRAAGIENNIQTSNCRMEDWINNWKKYFHPMPVGKKLLIQPSWEEPAESGGRIVLHLEPGLAFGTGTHETTRLCMQMLEEYMKPGAAVLDVGCGSGILSVAALLLGAKNAVGVDIDELAVKTATENAARNHVGDRFTGICGSLTEKVSGTYDVVVANIVADVIIQLTADVEHFFKPGAVYLMSGIIDEREEDVLRVLKPRFQILQRQEEHGWVALAAKLQKTNL; this is encoded by the coding sequence ATGGATTGGACAGACGTGACCGTGACCGTACCGCAAAAAGACAGTGAACAGGCTGAGGCTATCGCACAGATGGTCGTACCTTATGGTATTTATATTGAGGACTACTCTGATTTGGAGGAGGGCGCACGCGAGATTGCGCATATTGACCTTATCGATGCTGATCTGCTGAAAAAAGACCGCACGCATACGCTGATTCATGTTTACCTGCAGCCGCAGGACAGCCCCACCGAGGCAATCGCCTTTCTTTCGGAAAGGCTTCGCGCTGCGGGAATTGAAAACAATATACAGACCTCCAACTGTCGTATGGAAGATTGGATTAACAACTGGAAAAAGTACTTTCATCCTATGCCTGTGGGCAAAAAACTGTTGATTCAGCCCTCTTGGGAAGAACCAGCGGAAAGCGGCGGCCGCATTGTGCTGCATTTGGAGCCCGGCCTGGCTTTTGGTACCGGTACCCACGAGACCACCCGCCTGTGTATGCAGATGCTGGAAGAATACATGAAGCCGGGTGCTGCTGTTTTAGATGTCGGCTGCGGCAGCGGCATTTTATCAGTGGCGGCACTGCTGCTGGGTGCCAAAAATGCTGTTGGAGTGGATATTGATGAACTGGCCGTCAAAACGGCGACTGAAAATGCCGCCCGCAACCATGTGGGAGACCGCTTTACCGGCATCTGCGGCAGCCTGACAGAAAAAGTCAGCGGCACCTATGACGTTGTCGTTGCTAATATTGTTGCCGATGTCATCATCCAGCTGACCGCCGATGTTGAGCACTTCTTTAAGCCCGGCGCGGTCTACCTGATGAGCGGCATTATCGATGAGCGCGAGGAGGACGTGCTGCGGGTGCTGAAACCGCGGTTTCAGATTTTACAGCGGCAGGAAGAGCATGGCTGGGTTGCATTAGCGGCAAAGCTGCAGAAAACAAATTTATAA
- a CDS encoding Hsp20/alpha crystallin family protein, giving the protein MMPSIFGESLFDDFFAPDWVDNFGREMNRALAAQNPMGKHARNVMKTDVKQTDSSYELAVDLPGFKKDDVKVELKDGYLLIQAAKSHENDQKDQKGNYIRQERYTGSCARSFYVGDDMKPEDVNAKFEDGILKISLPRKDTKKLPESNPNLISIE; this is encoded by the coding sequence ATGATGCCTAGTATTTTCGGTGAAAGTCTTTTCGATGATTTCTTTGCCCCGGATTGGGTCGACAATTTCGGCCGTGAAATGAACCGCGCACTTGCAGCTCAAAATCCGATGGGAAAGCACGCCCGCAACGTGATGAAAACAGATGTCAAGCAGACCGACTCCAGCTATGAGCTGGCCGTGGATCTGCCCGGATTTAAGAAAGACGACGTAAAGGTAGAACTGAAAGACGGATATCTGCTGATTCAGGCAGCAAAATCCCATGAAAATGACCAGAAAGACCAAAAGGGCAATTACATTCGTCAAGAGCGCTATACCGGTTCCTGCGCCCGCAGCTTCTATGTCGGCGACGACATGAAGCCAGAGGATGTAAACGCAAAGTTTGAGGACGGTATTCTCAAAATTTCGCTGCCCCGCAAAGACACCAAGAAACTGCCGGAGAGCAACCCCAATCTGATTTCTATTGAATAA
- the gdhA gene encoding NADP-specific glutamate dehydrogenase, translating to MSIQSPYLNAVYAGLAKRSPEQKEFLQAVREVFESLEPVVNAHPELEKNGIMERLTEPERTVLFRVPWVDDSGKVRVNRGYRVQFNSAIGPYKGGLRFHPSVNLSIIKFLGFEQTFKNSLTGLPMGGGKGGSDFDPKGKSDAEVMRFCQSFMTELYRHIGPDCDVPAGDIGVGGREIGFLFGQYKRIRNEFTGVLTGKGIPYGGSLARTEATGYGLCYFAKEMLAAAGLSFDGSKVVISGSGNVAIYANQKATELGGKVIAMSDSNGYIVDENGIDYKVMKEIKEVKRARIKTYLNYVPSAKYVEGSTGIWGVPCDIALPCATQNELPLDGAKALAANGCKAVAEGANMPSTPDAIAYLQANNILFAPAKASNAGGVATSGLEMSQNSLRLSWTFEEVDERLHNIMKNIYANAAEAAETYGMKGNLVAGANIAGFNKVATAMLSQGIV from the coding sequence ATGTCAATTCAGAGTCCTTATCTCAATGCAGTGTACGCCGGCCTTGCCAAGCGCAGCCCTGAGCAGAAAGAATTTTTACAGGCAGTCCGCGAAGTATTTGAATCCCTGGAGCCAGTCGTCAATGCTCACCCTGAGCTGGAAAAGAACGGCATTATGGAGCGCCTGACCGAGCCGGAGCGCACCGTGCTGTTTCGTGTACCGTGGGTGGACGACAGCGGAAAAGTACGCGTAAACCGTGGCTACCGTGTGCAGTTCAACTCTGCTATCGGCCCGTACAAGGGCGGCCTGCGCTTTCATCCCAGCGTAAACCTCTCGATTATCAAATTTCTCGGTTTTGAGCAGACCTTTAAAAACAGCCTGACCGGCCTGCCTATGGGCGGCGGCAAGGGCGGCAGCGACTTTGACCCCAAGGGCAAGTCTGACGCAGAAGTCATGCGTTTCTGCCAGAGTTTTATGACAGAGCTTTACCGCCATATCGGCCCTGACTGTGACGTACCGGCCGGCGATATCGGCGTTGGCGGCCGTGAAATTGGCTTCCTGTTTGGCCAGTACAAGCGCATTCGCAATGAATTTACCGGCGTACTGACCGGCAAGGGCATCCCCTATGGTGGTTCTTTGGCACGCACCGAGGCTACCGGCTATGGTCTGTGCTACTTTGCCAAAGAAATGCTGGCTGCTGCCGGCCTGAGCTTTGACGGCAGCAAGGTCGTTATTTCCGGTTCTGGCAACGTGGCAATTTATGCCAACCAGAAAGCAACCGAGCTCGGCGGCAAGGTCATCGCCATGAGCGACTCCAACGGCTACATTGTCGACGAAAACGGCATTGACTACAAAGTAATGAAAGAAATTAAGGAAGTCAAGCGTGCGCGCATTAAGACTTACCTCAACTACGTCCCAAGTGCAAAATATGTTGAGGGCAGCACCGGCATCTGGGGCGTCCCCTGTGACATTGCCCTGCCCTGCGCAACTCAGAATGAGCTGCCGCTTGACGGCGCAAAGGCACTGGCCGCAAACGGCTGCAAAGCTGTCGCTGAGGGTGCCAATATGCCCTCTACCCCAGACGCAATCGCTTATCTGCAGGCAAACAACATTCTGTTTGCACCGGCAAAAGCCTCTAATGCAGGCGGTGTAGCAACCAGCGGCCTTGAGATGAGCCAAAACTCTCTGCGTCTTTCCTGGACATTTGAGGAAGTTGACGAGCGCCTGCATAACATTATGAAGAACATTTATGCAAACGCTGCCGAAGCTGCTGAAACCTATGGCATGAAGGGCAACCTAGTCGCAGGCGCCAACATTGCCGGCTTCAACAAAGTTGCAACTGCAATGCTTTCCCAGGGCATTGTCTGA
- a CDS encoding VOC family protein, producing the protein MDYRGTLIAVQDMERSKAFYCGLFGMTVTADFGANVALSGGLYLQTAESWQGILQLPPEKIYFVGSASELYFETDDFDNFMDLLYEISDISFVHPPKEHPWGQRAVRFYDPDRHIIEVGEKMETVVHRFLSAGLSAEETAQRMDVPISYVEKIAEEDDAALLFSLLT; encoded by the coding sequence ATGGACTACCGTGGCACCCTGATTGCTGTACAGGACATGGAGCGCTCAAAAGCCTTTTACTGCGGCCTTTTCGGCATGACCGTCACCGCTGACTTTGGGGCAAACGTCGCCCTTTCGGGCGGGCTGTATCTGCAGACAGCAGAAAGCTGGCAGGGCATTTTGCAGCTGCCGCCGGAAAAAATATACTTTGTCGGCAGCGCGAGCGAGCTCTACTTTGAGACAGACGATTTTGATAACTTTATGGATTTGCTGTATGAAATATCGGATATTTCTTTCGTACACCCGCCTAAAGAGCACCCGTGGGGGCAGCGGGCTGTACGTTTTTATGACCCAGACCGGCACATCATAGAGGTAGGCGAAAAAATGGAAACGGTGGTGCACCGCTTTTTGTCGGCAGGGCTTTCTGCAGAAGAAACCGCGCAGCGCATGGATGTACCCATATCGTACGTGGAAAAGATTGCAGAAGAAGACGATGCCGCGCTTTTGTTTTCTTTGCTTACTTAA
- a CDS encoding SDR family oxidoreductase encodes MKKALFVGGTGTISSAAAHRALQEGWELTLLHRSASPVPEGAETLQADINDIDTVKQLLQGRRFDAVADFVAFQPQDILRDFSLFSGCTDQYLFISSASAYQKPMNCFRITESTPLVNPYWKYARDKAACEALLMELYRKNDFPVTIVRPSHTYGPGKVPVAIHGEKGCWQVLSRMLAGRPVLVHGDGLSLWTVTWNEDFARGFSGLMGNPLAVGEAVHITADESVTWNQIYSFIGKVLGKEPHLVHISSEMLCALRPSLTGTLLGDKAYSVSFDNHKIKRLVPGFSAKVPAWQGIARAVQSLLENPRLQVPDEAFDSWCDRTIQRYFSILTASP; translated from the coding sequence ATGAAAAAAGCGCTTTTTGTCGGCGGAACCGGCACCATCAGTTCTGCCGCTGCCCATCGTGCTCTGCAGGAAGGGTGGGAGTTGACACTGCTGCACCGTAGCGCTTCCCCTGTACCAGAGGGTGCCGAAACGCTGCAGGCAGATATCAACGACATCGATACTGTCAAGCAGCTGCTACAGGGGCGTCGATTTGACGCTGTCGCGGACTTTGTCGCATTTCAGCCACAGGATATTCTGCGGGATTTTTCCCTGTTTTCTGGCTGCACCGACCAATACCTTTTTATCAGTAGCGCCTCCGCTTACCAAAAGCCAATGAACTGCTTTCGTATTACTGAAAGTACGCCGCTTGTGAATCCATACTGGAAATATGCGCGGGACAAAGCAGCTTGTGAAGCGCTGCTGATGGAGCTTTACCGTAAAAATGACTTTCCGGTCACGATTGTCCGGCCAAGCCATACTTACGGCCCCGGCAAAGTCCCGGTCGCCATTCACGGGGAAAAGGGCTGCTGGCAGGTGCTTAGCCGTATGCTTGCCGGCAGGCCTGTGCTGGTACACGGCGACGGGCTGTCCCTATGGACGGTTACCTGGAACGAAGATTTTGCGCGCGGTTTTTCTGGCCTGATGGGAAACCCGCTGGCTGTTGGTGAAGCCGTACACATCACCGCAGATGAATCGGTTACATGGAACCAAATCTACAGCTTCATCGGGAAAGTGCTGGGAAAGGAGCCGCATCTGGTACACATTTCCAGTGAAATGCTGTGTGCGCTGCGTCCCTCTTTAACTGGCACCCTTCTTGGCGACAAAGCCTACAGCGTGTCGTTTGACAACCACAAAATCAAGCGGCTGGTGCCCGGCTTTTCCGCAAAAGTACCCGCCTGGCAAGGAATTGCACGCGCTGTGCAGTCTTTGCTGGAAAACCCGCGGCTGCAGGTACCGGATGAGGCCTTTGACAGCTGGTGTGACCGCACCATACAGCGCTACTTTTCTATTCTGACAGCTTCCCCGTAA
- the ilvA gene encoding threonine ammonia-lyase translates to MLTLDKVYHAAFVLKEVARKTDLLPAPKLSEDCKVYLKTENLQVTGSFKVRGAYYKISQLSEEEKKKGVIACSAGNHAQGVALAAAHNGIDALICIPATAPISKVEATKRYGAKVCLVPGVYDDAHNKAVELQKESGRTLIHPFDDPDVIAGQGTIGLELLEQLPDMDAVVVPVGGGGLLSGIAFTIKSLNPNCKVYGVQAAGAPSMVRSLKDGKPEELEQVHTFADGIAVKCPGDLTFEICKKYVDDVVTVSEDETAAAVLALIEQHKLITEGAGAVSVAAVMSGKLPLKGKKVACILSGGNIDVTILSKVINRGLLKAGRNTDLTISLMDRPGELKEISAIIADLGGNVVSVFHDRADAGSDVSGCFLRLRMETRNWEHIRQIRSALTAAGYHICD, encoded by the coding sequence ATGCTGACACTCGACAAAGTATACCATGCAGCGTTTGTTTTAAAGGAGGTTGCCCGCAAAACAGATCTGCTGCCGGCGCCAAAGCTTTCAGAAGACTGCAAAGTTTACCTAAAAACCGAAAACCTGCAGGTGACCGGCTCTTTTAAGGTACGCGGTGCTTATTATAAGATTAGCCAGCTCAGCGAGGAAGAAAAGAAAAAAGGTGTAATTGCCTGCTCTGCGGGCAATCACGCACAGGGTGTGGCGCTTGCCGCTGCGCACAACGGCATTGACGCGCTCATCTGCATTCCCGCTACGGCACCTATCAGCAAGGTAGAGGCTACCAAGCGCTATGGTGCAAAGGTCTGCCTGGTGCCCGGCGTGTACGACGATGCCCACAACAAGGCAGTCGAGCTGCAGAAAGAAAGCGGGCGTACGCTGATTCATCCGTTTGACGACCCAGATGTCATTGCGGGTCAGGGCACGATTGGTTTGGAACTTTTAGAGCAGCTGCCGGATATGGACGCGGTCGTTGTGCCGGTGGGCGGCGGCGGCCTGCTTTCAGGAATTGCCTTTACGATTAAATCCTTAAATCCAAACTGCAAGGTGTACGGTGTGCAGGCGGCTGGCGCGCCCAGTATGGTGCGTTCCTTAAAGGACGGCAAACCGGAAGAACTGGAACAGGTGCATACGTTTGCTGATGGCATTGCTGTAAAATGCCCGGGCGACCTGACGTTTGAGATCTGCAAAAAATACGTAGACGATGTCGTAACGGTTTCTGAGGACGAGACTGCAGCGGCTGTGCTGGCACTGATTGAGCAGCATAAGCTGATTACCGAGGGTGCAGGCGCTGTGTCGGTCGCGGCGGTGATGTCTGGCAAACTGCCTCTGAAAGGCAAAAAGGTCGCCTGTATCCTTTCCGGCGGCAATATTGATGTGACGATTCTCAGCAAAGTCATCAATCGCGGCCTGCTGAAAGCCGGGCGCAATACAGACCTTACTATCAGCCTGATGGACCGTCCCGGCGAGCTGAAAGAGATTTCTGCAATTATTGCGGATTTGGGCGGCAACGTGGTCAGCGTTTTCCACGACCGTGCGGATGCAGGCTCAGATGTTTCGGGGTGCTTTCTGCGGCTGCGTATGGAAACACGCAACTGGGAGCATATTCGCCAAATCCGCAGCGCCCTTACCGCCGCGGGCTACCATATTTGTGATTGA
- a CDS encoding oligosaccharide flippase family protein codes for MNRRTFFRNTCWLTLEAAALRLSGIWFRGWVCGALGSVQMGLYQLIFSVFSLGVVLSASGANFAATRLTAERGPNRQTLRRCLVLGLLVSFMAGAGLYFGAPLLSPYLGSTAPLRVLIPGLPCIAVSAVLKGCFVAEGRTGPPMAAELLEQAAGITLSIFFVKNTAAPLAALMLASTLSEGVSCIFMLLSYAKCFLRKKQLQKETAPAPWKEAVRIGGPVMGGAGLRSLLFSIENLLIPRGLALHAGAAGALSQYGLVQGMVLPILQFPSALLSVAVILLVPELARCCAGRCRQRIRLVAGSAFRLTMCFSFAAAACTAIFAFPLCRLFYHNTQGALLLRVMAPLLPLMYVDSVVDGMLKGLDQQSWSLLYNLTDASMRVLWCAFILPFTGLPGYILLLFLSEIYNAVLSISRLLKVAELEISPLWVLLPAGGAALLYLLFHSFFP; via the coding sequence ATGAACAGACGCACTTTCTTCCGCAACACCTGCTGGCTGACCCTAGAAGCCGCCGCGCTGCGCCTTTCGGGCATCTGGTTTCGCGGCTGGGTGTGCGGGGCGCTCGGTTCCGTGCAAATGGGACTGTACCAGCTCATTTTTTCGGTGTTTTCGCTGGGCGTTGTGTTGTCGGCCTCCGGGGCAAACTTTGCCGCCACCCGCCTGACCGCCGAAAGGGGCCCTAATCGGCAGACGCTGCGCCGCTGCTTGGTGCTGGGCCTTTTGGTCAGCTTTATGGCTGGCGCAGGGCTTTACTTTGGCGCACCGCTGCTTTCACCGTATCTTGGCAGCACCGCGCCGCTGCGAGTGCTGATTCCCGGCCTGCCGTGCATCGCTGTTTCTGCTGTATTAAAAGGCTGTTTTGTAGCGGAAGGACGTACCGGCCCACCCATGGCCGCTGAGCTGCTGGAGCAGGCTGCCGGCATTACACTGAGCATCTTTTTTGTAAAGAATACTGCAGCCCCCTTAGCGGCACTAATGCTTGCCTCTACTCTTTCTGAGGGCGTTTCCTGTATTTTCATGCTGCTCTCCTATGCGAAATGCTTTCTGCGGAAAAAGCAGCTGCAAAAAGAAACTGCACCTGCTCCATGGAAAGAAGCTGTGCGTATCGGTGGGCCAGTCATGGGCGGGGCGGGACTGCGCAGCCTTTTATTTTCCATTGAAAACCTGCTGATTCCGCGCGGACTTGCACTGCACGCCGGTGCTGCGGGTGCGCTGTCACAATACGGTCTGGTACAGGGCATGGTCCTGCCGATTTTGCAGTTTCCCAGTGCGCTGCTTTCGGTAGCTGTCATTTTACTGGTGCCAGAGCTTGCCCGCTGCTGTGCCGGCCGCTGTCGGCAGCGGATTCGGCTGGTGGCAGGCAGTGCATTCCGTCTGACCATGTGTTTTTCTTTTGCTGCCGCCGCATGTACGGCAATATTTGCCTTCCCGCTGTGCCGCCTGTTTTACCACAATACACAGGGTGCGCTGCTTCTGCGCGTGATGGCGCCGCTTTTGCCACTGATGTATGTCGACAGCGTGGTTGACGGCATGCTCAAAGGTCTGGACCAGCAGTCGTGGTCTCTGCTTTATAACCTGACAGATGCCAGTATGCGCGTCCTTTGGTGTGCGTTTATTTTGCCCTTCACCGGACTGCCCGGGTACATTCTGCTTCTGTTCCTAAGTGAAATTTACAACGCAGTACTCAGCATATCTCGTCTGCTGAAAGTGGCCGAGCTGGAAATTTCGCCGCTGTGGGTACTGCTGCCGGCAGGCGGCGCGGCACTGCTTTATCTTTTGTTTCACAGCTTTTTCCCATAA
- the ilvN gene encoding acetolactate synthase small subunit, whose product MHEDENTKQYVLSILARNNPGVLLRISGLFSRRCYNILSIVACQTEDTDYSRILIVVSGDDRIIRQVDKQVSKLIDVENVTVLQRDKAVIREHLLLKVSRTAQTSEKLVELANVFHANILDVEPDSMILELTGDAGTINSFIELANPYGVLQILRTGAMAMGK is encoded by the coding sequence ATGCATGAAGATGAAAATACAAAACAGTATGTGCTGTCTATTTTGGCACGCAACAATCCCGGTGTGCTGCTGCGCATTTCAGGGCTGTTTAGCCGCCGCTGCTACAATATCCTTTCGATTGTCGCCTGCCAGACGGAAGATACTGATTATTCCCGTATCCTCATTGTCGTTTCGGGCGATGACCGCATTATCCGCCAGGTCGACAAGCAGGTCAGCAAGCTCATTGATGTAGAAAATGTGACCGTACTGCAGCGGGACAAAGCAGTGATTCGCGAACACCTGCTGCTGAAAGTAAGCCGTACGGCACAGACCAGCGAAAAACTGGTGGAGCTTGCCAATGTATTCCACGCGAATATTTTGGATGTCGAGCCGGACTCTATGATTTTAGAGCTGACCGGCGACGCGGGGACTATCAATTCCTTTATTGAGCTTGCCAACCCCTACGGTGTGCTGCAGATTTTGCGCACGGGTGCTATGGCAATGGGTAAATAA
- the ilvB gene encoding biosynthetic-type acetolactate synthase large subunit, translating into MLLTGAQIIMECLLEQKVDTVFGYPGGAVLNIYDALYEYRDRICHIRTAHEQGAAHAADGYARSTGKAGVCIATSGPGATNLVTGIATAYMDSVPVVAITGNVNVDLLGLDSFQEVDITGITMPVTKHNFLVKHIEDLADTLRQAFQIAQSGRPGPVLVDIPKDVTGQKYDYQKSEPLPLMPLPHPDEKHLQQAAEMLRGSARPFLYLGGGVVASGASAEAKVFAEKLDAPVSASLMAQGAFDAHSPRYMGMLGMHGTKTSAEALRNCDLFVAVGTRFSDRVLCNAGLFARNCPILQIDIDAAEFNKNIDVDLRLEGDARQVLQSLLALLPQQEHTSWMQQVAAWQKQYPLTQSAKAGVLPKDVIETLDALTDSNAIITTEVGQHQMWAAQFYKFRRPRQFLSSGGLGTMGYGLGAALGAQAANPGSTVVNIAGDGSLHMNCVELSTVANYQLPVVELLLNNSVLGMVRQWQKLFYGGRFSQTTLDTNTDFCKLAEAFGVKAYRIRTKEEIEPVLRKALAEHGPVLVDCWVDRDVNVLPMVPAGASAEDPMLEM; encoded by the coding sequence ATGTTACTGACTGGTGCACAGATTATTATGGAGTGCCTGCTGGAACAAAAAGTGGATACGGTGTTTGGCTATCCGGGCGGGGCAGTGCTGAATATTTATGATGCACTGTATGAGTACCGCGACCGTATCTGCCATATCCGTACAGCACACGAACAGGGCGCTGCCCATGCTGCCGACGGCTACGCACGCTCAACCGGAAAAGCCGGGGTCTGCATTGCCACTTCCGGCCCTGGGGCCACCAACCTAGTTACCGGTATTGCCACTGCCTATATGGACAGCGTGCCGGTTGTCGCCATTACCGGCAATGTCAATGTTGACCTGCTGGGGCTGGATTCTTTTCAGGAAGTCGATATCACCGGCATTACCATGCCCGTTACAAAGCACAATTTTCTTGTTAAGCATATTGAAGACTTGGCCGACACGCTGCGCCAGGCGTTCCAAATCGCGCAGTCCGGCCGGCCAGGGCCTGTGCTGGTGGATATTCCGAAAGATGTAACCGGCCAAAAGTATGACTACCAAAAGAGTGAGCCGCTGCCGCTTATGCCGCTGCCACATCCCGATGAAAAGCACCTGCAGCAGGCAGCAGAGATGCTGCGCGGCAGTGCACGTCCGTTTTTGTATCTGGGCGGCGGTGTTGTCGCTTCCGGTGCCTCTGCCGAAGCAAAAGTCTTTGCCGAAAAACTGGATGCACCGGTCAGCGCGTCTTTAATGGCGCAGGGCGCTTTTGATGCACACAGCCCACGCTATATGGGAATGCTCGGAATGCACGGCACCAAAACCAGCGCTGAGGCGCTGCGCAACTGCGACTTGTTTGTAGCGGTCGGCACCCGCTTTTCCGACCGTGTGCTGTGCAACGCGGGCTTGTTTGCCCGCAACTGCCCAATTTTGCAGATTGATATTGACGCTGCGGAGTTCAATAAAAATATCGATGTCGACCTGCGGCTGGAGGGCGATGCCCGCCAGGTACTGCAAAGCCTTTTGGCTTTGCTGCCACAGCAGGAGCACACCAGCTGGATGCAGCAGGTGGCTGCGTGGCAGAAGCAGTATCCTCTTACCCAAAGCGCCAAAGCAGGCGTGCTGCCCAAAGATGTAATTGAAACGCTGGATGCTCTGACAGACTCCAATGCGATTATTACAACCGAGGTTGGCCAGCATCAGATGTGGGCTGCACAGTTCTATAAATTCCGCCGTCCACGCCAGTTCCTTTCTTCCGGCGGTTTGGGCACCATGGGCTACGGCCTGGGCGCGGCACTGGGGGCACAGGCGGCAAATCCCGGCAGCACGGTGGTTAATATCGCCGGCGATGGAAGCCTGCACATGAATTGTGTCGAACTTTCCACAGTGGCTAACTATCAGCTGCCGGTTGTCGAGCTGCTGCTCAACAATTCTGTTCTTGGCATGGTGCGTCAGTGGCAGAAGCTTTTTTATGGCGGCCGTTTTTCCCAGACCACACTGGATACCAACACAGATTTCTGCAAATTGGCCGAAGCTTTTGGGGTAAAGGCCTACCGCATCCGCACAAAAGAAGAGATTGAGCCAGTGCTGCGCAAAGCCCTTGCAGAGCACGGCCCGGTGCTGGTGGACTGCTGGGTAGACCGCGATGTGAATGTACTGCCTATGGTGCCGGCTGGTGCCAGTGCAGAGGACCCTATGCTGGAAATGTGA